One window from the genome of Podospora pseudocomata strain CBS 415.72m chromosome 6, whole genome shotgun sequence encodes:
- a CDS encoding hypothetical protein (COG:S; EggNog:ENOG503P01Q): MEPRPSLVAFLQRYQDLATYQDSHINLIKDLLVYAESIESTLRAENTELAQRVHERNLDYEDATRSRRELQQRIHALETQLETSILTNEQIKNSNSYVVVLIDGDGLIFKPELIQQGLAGGKKAAYALRSAILGQCGPHGNEIGVLAQVYLNLAGLSKAMRRDGCLENESNLKDFTLGFTQAKATFDFVDVGHGKERADNKIKEMTKWHLRNHNCKQVILGISHDAGYAPFLDELFQEDSVQHQITILEGVPVVRELRAIGANILNLNSILFRSEKLVDRVSESASSESFGSPFTPVPATPVVEHNKPATPTIEMKPVMPAVPAISAVPAFPVTVPTPPVVRATATTSNSVASIDSIGSSEPQTPSSASAASTSTPAATTYAKAIKSATPPPPPPVIKLPAHTKAALQQQPSSRASHKTPNKPKPVPWNPGPRGLDPPLQVSQSALDNLKKRKDSNKLCNNHYLRGPCSKGDSCNFEHNYKPTKEELVAIAFLTRLNPCSGGQECDVDDCIYGHHCPSVINGACTHPYCKFDKEDHPPGTKIKAHHKGSHDR, from the exons ATGGAGCCAAGACCGAGCCTCGTCGCCTTCCTCCAACGGTATCAGGATCTCGCCACTTACCAAGACTCGCACATCAATTTGATCAAG GATCTCTTGGTCTATGCCGAGTCGATAGAGTCAACCCTCCGAGCTGAAAATACGGAACTGGCCCAGAGAGTGCATGAACGAAACTTAGACTACGAAGATGCTACTCGATCCAGGCGCGAGCTACAGCAACGCATTCACGCCCTCGAAACGCAACTTGAAACGTCCATCTTGACCAACGAACAAATAAAAAATTCCAACTCCTATGTCGTCGTGTTGATAGACGGGGATGGGCTCATTTTCAAACCGGAGCTGATCCAACAGGGTCTTGCTGGGGGCAAAAAGGCTGCTTACGCCTTGAGATCAGCAATTTTGGGCCAATGCGGCCCTCACGGCAATGAAATTGGAGTTCTCGCACAGGTCTACCTCAATCTCGccggccttagcaaggcgatgCGCCGAGATGGCTGTCTGGAGAATGAGAGCAACCTCAAAGATTTCACGCTCGGCTTCACACAGGCCAAGGCCACTTTTGACTTTGTCGATGTCGGCCACGGCAAAGAAAGAGCCGATAACAAGATCAAGGAAATGACAAAATGGCATCTCAGGAACCACAACTGCAAGCAAGTTATACTGGGCATATCACACGATGCAGGGTATGCCCCGTTTCTCGACGAGTTGTTCCAAGAGGATAGTGTTCAGCACCAGATCACCATCTTGGAAGGCGTACCTG TGGTGCGTGAGCTGAGGGCCATCGGCGCAAATATACTGAATTTGAACAGCATCCTGTTTCGGTCTGAAAAGCTTGTTGATAGGGTGTCAGAGTCGGCTAGCTCTGAGTCGTTCGGCTCACCTTTCACGCCTGTTCCTGCCACCCCGGTTGTTGAACACAACAAGCCTGCCACACCAACTATCGAGATGAAACCGGTCATGCCGGCTGTCCCCGCCATCTCTGCTGTTCCCGCCTTCCCTGTTACTGTACCGACACCTCCTGTCGTCAGGGCCACAGCAACGACCAGTAACAGTGTCGCAAGTATCGACAGTATAGGCAGCTCCGAGCCACAGACACCATCTTCGGCATCGGCGGCTTCAACGTCAACTCCGGCAGCCACAACTTATGCTAAAGCCATCAAGAGtgccacccctccaccgcctccaccggTGATCAAATTGCCTGCCCATACCAAGGCGGctttgcagcagcagccgtctTCCCGGGCCTCTCACAAAACCCCAAACAAGCCAAAGCCAGTTCCTTGGAACCCAG GACCTCGCGGTCTTGATCCCCCTCTTCAGGTCTCGCAGTCTGCGCTggacaacctcaagaagaggaaagacAGCAACAAGCTATGCAACAATCATTACCTCCGCGGCCCCTGTTCCAAGGGCGATTCATGCAACTTCGAACACAATTACAAGCCCACCAAAGAGGAGTTGGTGGCCATTGCGTTCCTGACAAGGCTGAACCCGTGCTCCGGGGGCCAAGAGTGCGATGTGGACGATTGCATCTATGGCCATCACTGCCCAAGCGTTATCAACGGCGCCTGCACACATCCTTATTGCAAGTTCGACAAGGAGGATCACCCCCCTGGAACGAAGATTAAGGCTCATCACAAGGGGAGCCATGATCGCTAG
- the MIF2 gene encoding mitotic fidelity of chromosome transmission-related protein (COG:S; EggNog:ENOG503NYKP), which translates to MPPRPSMAARRTTTHQAEHIYELGVVGRKTGVMLPDSGVRDEHGMEPIENLFSSPKKPDDEDEEEESDDGDSGEAPMELTTNLGLGPAALLNGQASRFPASSQNRSPAKGFLNSPAQRNKLVARNTAAARSSSSPAESRHQSSSQPTLSQGAAKRRLDFNSVEKGGPHSLSQPVMGSRGGAFPGSTQGNARSLSLSHDEESEAGSEVDDVNNFVEESIAILNGDDDNHAASVEPEEEDSSDEGSMVGDDTMRLSAAQHKKAGRPAKSQEPARAKAAPVISKPVKQTKKSAEKASVEQEPEEGSEGGEEEEEEEEEEEIQRPTRPPSKPAAPEKRGRPASKASNKAPELAPAPAAGRGRKRQAVPEEEEEEEATAEPSQEPQSKKKRTDAGPSRKKATKNEKATAAPADKPKKTVGRKRKSSIADPGDVSVVAVSRRPPLPKSRGLLINRREIPGETDSMFRTRSGRNSFKPLAFWRNEQVHYENDDINDNFASRSKPSKFVLPKIKEVVRVDEPEPEFRKPGRRGPKPKGGARPGRRRRSSFTEQIMDSEPAEPWEMEPGTVTGEVVVWQPQYEFQPPAPNDLVSVMDKQLAISGHAIKTTEVVGGEFRYAKVFSEGFIGAGVVDLPPGAIKRLKNSRKVFMIFFVHAGKCLVTVQETNFRISKGGIFIVPRYNEYTIENDYDKPTRLFFSQGTEVPSEQEASVMPNVHTDGEDQGDEEEEEGGGEE; encoded by the exons ATGCCGCCACGGCCGTCAATGGCGGCGCGCCgcacaaccacccaccaagCAGAGCATATCTATGagctgggtgtggtgggaag GAAAACCGGTGTCATGCTCCCCGACTCGGGGGTGCGCGACGAACATGGCATGGAACCCATCGAGAATCtgttctcatcaccaaagaagcctgacgatgaagacgaagaggaggaatcgGACGATGGCGACAGCGGGGAAGCGCCGATGGAGCTGACTACAA ACCTGGGATTGGGGCCCGCGGCGCTGCTTAACGGACAGGCGAGTAGGTTTCCCGCGTCCTCGCAGAACCGATCGCCGGCCAAGGGATTTCTGAATTCACCGGCGCAGCGTAACAAACTGGTTGCCCGTAATACGGCAGCCGCACGGTCGAGCTCATCGCCAGCAGAATCGAGACATCAGAGCAGCAGTCAGCCGACGCTGAGTCAAGGCGCGGCGAAGAGGCGCTTAGATTTCAACAGTGTGGAAAAAGGAGGACCGCATTCATTGTCGCAGCCTGTAATGGGTTCAAGGGGCGGCGCCTTTCCCGGTAGCACTCAAGGTAATGCGCggtcgctgtcgctgtccCATGATGAGGAATCCGAGGCTGGAAGCGAGGTGGACGACGTCAACAACTTTGTGGAAGAATCTATTGCTATACTCAACGGTGATGACGACAACCATGCCGCGTCGGTGGaaccagaggaggaagatagCTCGGATGAGGGGTCgatggttggtgatgatacCATGAGGCTTTCTGCTGCGCAACATAAGAAGGCTGGTCGACCAGCAAAATCGCAGGAGCCAGCGCGAGCCAAGGCAGCACCGGTCATTTCTAAGCCTGTCAAGCAGACGAAGAAGTCGGCAGAAAAGGCCTCGGTCGAACAGGAGCCAGAGGAGGGGTCTgagggcggg gaggaggaggaggaggaggaggaggaggaagagatcCAACGGCCAACCAGACCACCCTCGAAGCCAGCAGCTCCAGAGAAACGTGGTCGTCCAGCGAGCAAGGCAAGCAACAAGGCACCCGAGCTAGCACCAGCGCCAGCTGCAGGTCGTGGACGGAAGCGACAAGCTGTtcccgaagaggaggaggaggaagaagcaacGGCCGAGCCCTCCCAAGAACCCCAGTCCAAAAAGAAGCGGACCGATGCCGGACCATCCAGGAAGAAGGCAACCAAAAATGAGAAAGCGACGGCAGCACCCGCCGATAAGCCCAAAAAGACCGTTGGACGAAAACGGAAGTCTTCCATTGCAGACCCCGGGGATGTGTCTGTCGTGGCCGTTTCCCGTCGTCCCCCACTTCCCAAATCTCGCGGTCTCCTCATCAATCGCCGCGAGATCCCAGGCGAGACTGACTCCATGTTTCGCACCCGCTCCGGCCGCAATTCGTTTAAACCCCTCGCCTTCTGGCGCAACGAGCAAGTCCACTACGAAAATGATGACATCAATGACAACTTTGCCAGCCGGTCCAAGCCTTCGAAATTTGTCCTTCCCAAAATCAAGGAAGTCGTCCGCGTGGAtgagccagagccagagtTCAGGAAACCGGGCCGGCGAGGACCCAAGCCCAAGGGCGGCGCAAGAccaggaaggaggaggagatcctCGTTCACCGAGCAGATCATGGACAGTGAACCAGCTGAACCCTGGGAGATGGAGCCGGGAACTGTTACGGGTGAGGTGGTCGTTTGGCAGCCACAGTACGAGTTCCAGCCCCCAGCACCCAACGACTTGGTCAGCGTCATGGATAAACAGCTTGCCATCAGCGGTCACGCCATCAAAACGACCGAGGTTGTCGGGGGCGAGTTCCGGTACGCAAAGGTCTTTTCTGAAGGGTTCATTGGTGCCGGCGTGGTCGATCTCCCTCCCGGTGCCATCAAGAGGCTCAAGAACTCCAGAAAGGTGTTTATGATATTCTTTGTTCATGCGGGCAAATGTTTGGTTACAGTGCAGGAGACCAACTTCCGGATTAGCAAAGGAGGTATCTTTATCGTACCGAGGT ACAACGAGTATACCATTGAAAACGACTATGACAAGCCTACGAGGCTGTTCTTTTCTCAGGGCACCGAGGTACCATCAGAGCAGGAGGCGAGTGTTATGCCTAATGTTCATACCGATGGGGAGGATCAGggagacgaagaggaagaggagggtggtggtgaagaataG
- a CDS encoding hypothetical protein (BUSCO:EOG092656IY; COG:S; EggNog:ENOG503P5RH), translated as MGWFWTSPSPSPKASEASHHSATQQPQPPASERKPSTDEEVSKFLREIQAAANPSSSHAASPPSSTDSDAAKSSWVPSWLSAPAPETPPPPPKDKRSEASIAMSEALLPTTMSCQDAFDYAWHCHTPGSQVNSVYRYGGVRQCTELWDDFWFCMRTKSWDPKLRAEAIKDHFRKKEAAKYGRGQPSSEDIWESRDKMVEPGTTFNKSFDPPIKDDAAFEREDQETRRKIREFYEKKT; from the coding sequence ATGGGTTGGTTCTGGACCTCGCCGTCCCCCTCACCAAAGGCTTCCGAAGCCTCTCACCACTCTGCAActcagcaaccacaacctccagcCAGCGAAAGGAAGCCATCAACAGATGAGGAGGTTTCCAAATTTCTCCGCGAAATCCAAGCGGCAGCCaacccttcttcctctcacGCCGCTTCCCCTCCGTCTTCAACAGATTCAGACGCCGCCAAATCATCGTGGGTACCCAGTTGGCTTTCAGCGCCAGCGCCTgagacccctcccccaccgcccaaaGACAAGCGCTCTGAAGCCTCTATCGCCATGTCCGAGGCTCTTCTTCCAACAACCATGTCGTGTCAGGATGCTTTTGACTATGCCTGGCATTGCCACACCCCCGGCTCCCAGGTCAACTCTGTTTACCGGTACGGTGGTGTAAGACAGTGCACCGAGCTCTGGGACGACTTTTGGTTTTGCATGCGCACCAAGTCTTGGGATCCAAAGCTTCGCGCTGAAGCCATCAAAGATCATTTCCGGAAGAAGGAGGCAGCCAAGTATGGTCGAGGCCAACCAAGCTCCGAGGATATTTGGGAAAGCAGAGATAAGATGGTAGAGCCGGGAACAACGTTCAACAAATCCTTCGACCCCCCCATCAAAGACGATGCTGCCTTTGAAAGAGAGGATCAGGAGACTCGGAGGAAGATTCGCGAGTTTTACGAGAAGAAAACTTGA
- the YME2 gene encoding mitochondrial escape protein 2 (COG:A; EggNog:ENOG503NUES; BUSCO:EOG092613R2) translates to MAMRGRRLPAFAATHTARQRLLPALGQHTKLARRWQSTVGTGKTGHIEAKADESILFVDNLFPLKLSSLLLWRPWKAQNDVPELLKKFDKTSLGVFDPVSLVKRAIPDSLSVNITEVIPRTKEGGAYVKFTHPGDTSASELQAKLSQALEQNPVKPWFSPFRGISTGLVLGRPWLEDLYRLPKSRLRVEFVPAKDSEQPDELSQEALYSVFRRYGWIADITSQPPDSKVLPKFAYVDFVLVKDAIMARNCLHGFVLQEEGSKAATKLRLSYEQRVKPHNIWKWISSHPRIVIPILAAFLATFTVIVFDPIREFFVKHHVQRSLEFTNSKLYKWLKRQTSDILSLGKKHGTDAGLNALFNHRKDLIDSIKSSLLESVDTFVVIQGPRGSGGKELVMDQVLEGRKDVLVLDCKPVMEARGEAGTIRKLAFQVGYRPVFSWANNLSSLVDLAIQSTTGVKAGFSENLEAQVVKILQTTASALKEVSLAGRKTDDQDANLSDDAYLEAHPERRAVVVIDNFLHKSEEKGIIYDKVSDWAAALVQSNVAHVIFLTTDTSYSKPLSRALPDRVFHQVTLGDLSPQVAKQFVVSQLEANARFDEKAKEDEKGGNGSPLKTDSQGRQDLQELDECIEALGGRLTDLQVLARRLKVGQSPKKAVSDIIEQSASEILRMFLLTGNKTAGEGVDKERKWSVEQAWYLIKEIAKNDSLRYNEVLLANTFASSMTSSATNPEAALEALANAELITVKSHHGRPATIRAGKPVYQAAFTKLLEDKVVKSRMDLALLTELSKIEAKNIDKAEQELTVLAGLPNAPAQASDRVNYLLGKLQTSQRKIEGFDKEMGALKKILAEEA, encoded by the exons ATGGCCATGCGTGGCCGAAGGTTGCCTGCTTTTGCAGCAACCCACACCGCCAGGCAACGCCTTCTCCCCGCTCTAGGACAACATACAAAACTTGCCCGAAGATGGCAGAGCACGGTTGGCACAGGCAAGACCGGCCATATCGAAGCCAAAGCAGATGAGTCAATATTATTTGTCGACA ACCTATTTCCACTGAAACTAAGCTCATTGCTACTCTGGAGGCCATGGAAGGCTCAAAACGATGTCCCGGAGTTGCTCAAGAAATTTGACAAGACTTCCTTGGGCGTGTTCGATCCTGTCAGTCTGGTGAAGCGGGCAATTCCAGACTCCCTTTCTGTAAACATCACTGAAGTCATCCCCAGAACAAAAGAAGGGGGCGCCTATGTCAAGTTCACCCATCCCGGTGATACATCCGCCTCGGAACTTCAGGCAAAACTCTCACAAGCGCTGGAACAGAATCCCGTCAAGCCATGGTTTAGTCCCTTTCGAGGTATCTCAACAGGTCTTGTTCTAGGCCGACCGTGGCTGGAGGATCTTTATAGACTTCCCAAAAGCCGTTTGCGTGTTGAGTTCGTACCGGCAAAAGACTCCGAACAGCCTGATGAGCTTTCCCAGGAGGCACTATACAGTGTCTTTCGTCGGTACGGATGGATTGCCGACATCACCTCGCAACCGCCCGATTCGAAAGTTCTACCCAAATTCGCCTACGTAGACTTTGTGCTTGTCAAGGATGCCATCATGGCGCGAAACTGTCTGCACGGCTTTGTTCTGCAGGAAGAGGGAAGCAAAGCTGCCACAAAGCTGAGGCTGTCATACGAACAGCGAGTCAAACCACATAACATCTGGAAATGGATCAGCAGTCATCCACGCATCGTTATCCCCATCCTTGCCGCCTTTCTCGCCACCTTTACTGTCATCGTGTTTGATCCTATTCGCGAGTTCTTTGTCAAG CACCATGTTCAGCGATCTCTTGAGTTTACCAATAGTAAGCTCTACAAGTGGCTTAAACGGCAGACATCGGACATCCTCTCCCTTGGTAAGAAGCACGGTACCGATGCTGGCCTGAATGCTTTGTTCAACCACCGAAAAGACCTGATTGATTCAATCAAGAGCAGCCTCCTTGAATCGGTCGACACATTTGTTGTCATTCAGGGTCCCCGGGGATCAGGAGGCAAAGAGTTAGTTATGGATCAAGTGCTCGAAGGACGTAAGGACGTCTTGGTGTTGGATTGCAAGCCGGTGATGGAGGCCAGGGGCGAGGCTGGCACCATCAGAAAGCTCGCTTTTCAGGTTGGATACCGCCCGGTATTCTCGTGGGCGAACAATCTCAGCAGCCTGGTCGACCTTGCTATCCAAAGCACCACTGGAGTCAAGGCTGGGTTCTCTGAGAACCTCGAAGCCCAAGTAGTCAAAATTCTTCAAACAACCGCATCGGCCCTCAAAGAAGTCTCACTCGCTGGAAGAAAAACGGACGACCAGGATGCCAACCTTTCGGACGACGCCTATCTTGAGGCCCATCCGGAGCGGCGTGCGGTTGTGGTCATTGACAACTTCCTCCACaagagcgaggagaagggcaTCATATATGACAAGGTCTCTGACTGGGCGGCAGCCTTGGTCCAGTCCAATGTGGCTCacgtcatcttcctcaccactgACACCTCCTACTCGAAACCTCTGTCCCGGGCTCTTCCTGATCGTGTCTTTCACCAAGTTACCCTGGGGGATCTCTCGCCCCAGGTAGCCAAACAGTTTGTCGTTTCTCAGCTCGAGGCAAATGCGCGCTTTGATgagaaggcaaaggaggacgaaaaggggggaaacgGCTCACCGCTGAAAACCGATAGCCAAGGACGTCAGGATCTTCAGGAATTAGATGAGTGCATTGAAGCCCTCGGCGGCCGCCTCACAGACCTCCAGGTCCTTGCTCGCAGACTCAAAGTCGGTCAGAGCCCCAAGAAGGCTGTCTCTGACATCATTGAGCAGAGTGCTTCCGAGATCCTCCGCATGTTCCTGTTGACTGGCAACAAGACTGCTGGCGAAGGCGTCGACAAGGAGAGGAAATGGTCTGTTGAGCAAGCGTGGTACCTCATCAAGGAGATCGCCAAGAACGACTCTCTCCGCTACAACGAGGTCCTGCTCGCCAACACGTTTGCCTCTTCTATGACCTCCAGCGCTACCAACCCCGAAGCTGCTCTAGAGGCGCTGGCCAATGCGGAGTTGATCACTGTGAAATCCCACCACGGGCGGCCAGCCACCATCCGCGCGGGCAAACCTGTCTACCAAGCCGCTTTTACAAAGCTTCTCGAAGATAAGGTCGTGAAATCGAGGATGGATTTGGCGCTGCTGACTGAACTGTCCAAAATTGAGGCCAAGAACATTGACAAGGCAGAGCAAGAATTGACTGTGCTTGCAGGCCTTCCCAACGCACCAGCGCAGGCCTCGGATAGAGTGAATTACTTGCTAGGCAAGCTGCAGACTAGCCAGAGAAAGATCGAAGGGTTTGACAAGGAGATGGGAGCACTGAAGAAGATCTTGGCCGAGGAGGCATAA
- the SEC65 gene encoding signal recognition particle subunit (COG:U; EggNog:ENOG503NWSJ; BUSCO:EOG092647CM): MSHPRVEEVSDSEDDVQMSDPSEDDIDDFVESDIIRTRQAAPSRPTPPPQQQPPPQFRQPQQPPAYPQMQTTTDATPYASYLCLYPIYFSSLHTRAQGRRVSAAVAVPNPLATEILAACANLNIPTVFEAGKLHPKDWANPGRVKVSLANQTRVKNKHHLFLLVAQHLKSHPITDASPALRVHVRGAPPPPELKPGEQWPRPSVPRGWKMSELLPHYSPAMTGGGVSENFLKDMMSQMGGAGGAGGLPGILGGGGGGPGGMDMASLMQAAQSMGMGGMGGMGGLGGLGGGSSPGPSSSAGGKAKKGKK, encoded by the coding sequence ATGTCCCACCCCCGCGTAGAAGAGGTATCCGACTCGGAGGATGACGTTCAAATGTCGGACCCCTCCGAAGACGACATCGACGACTTTGTCGAATCAGACATCATCCGCACCCGTCAAGCAGCCCCTTCcagaccaaccccccctcctcagcaacaacccccaccccaattCCGCCAGCCACAACAGCCCCCCGCCTACCCCCAGATGCAAACAACAACCGACGCAACCCCGTACGCATCCTACCTCTGCCTGTACCCAATCTACTTCTCCAGCCTGCACACCCGCGCCCAAGGCCGCCGCgtctccgccgccgtcgccgtcccCAACCCGCTAGCCACCGAGATCTTGGCCGCCTGCGCGaacctcaacatccccacCGTCTTCGAAGCAGGCAAGCTCCACCCCAAGGACTGGGCCAACCCGGGCAGGGTCAAGGTCTCCCTCGCGAACCAGACCCGCGTCAAGAACAAGCATCACTTGTTCCTGCTCGTGGCTCAGCACCTAAAGAGCCATCCCATCACCGATGCCTCCCCTGCGCTGAGGGTCCACGTCCGCGGcgcgccgcctcctcccgaaCTCAAGCCTGGGGAGCAATGGCCCAGACCTTCTGTGCCCAGAGGCTGGAAGATGTCAGAACTGTTGCCTCACTACAGCCCCGCCATGACTGGTGGCGGAGTCAGCGAGAACTTTTTGAAGGATATGATGAGCCAGatgggtggtgctggtggcgcGGGAGGACTGCCGGGTATtttgggcggtggaggaggaggacccgGTGGGATGGATATGGCTAGCCTGATGCAGGCTGCTCAGTCGATGGGTATGGGCGGCATGGGCGGAATGGGTGGTCTGGGTGGTCTTGGAGGTGGTTCTTCACCCGGGCCGAGTTCGAGCGCTGGTgggaaggcaaagaagggaaagaaatGA